A single window of Crassostrea angulata isolate pt1a10 chromosome 8, ASM2561291v2, whole genome shotgun sequence DNA harbors:
- the LOC128157793 gene encoding interferon-induced protein 44-like, whose amino-acid sequence MTELLNEKYRDQLVTWIGKPCHFRLLYKISRDGCSAPTFHQKCDGQGATVTVLYNTNNTIYGGYLSQSWNSSGAYINDSNAFLFRLQYNGSSNPLKFPINQPTYAGYGVGGYGPSFGGGSDMNTFTGSVSSSGNYFPLNGNVSSIGSYYSLNGQNSNSITNNNLQVTDLEVYQVKDGSDPNRTKMAESSLLDKPWRKFSEFNAETANKLKEELVDYGPDSETGVTAANVLLIGQIGAGKSSFFNSVNSIFRGKITSKARSGNFEHSLTTVYRKYSIKDHNSGQNLKIRLCDTRGLEEEFTIDSQEISYILDGNVPDRYQFNPSSPFTTETFGFIRNPNLEDRIHCVAFVVDGSTIDVIPEKILKQMKAMQSRMNQRNIPQVVYLTKLDKVCPMVEEDAGHMFHSSAVREAVDKIADVMGLPRGFVLPIKNYESETTLNQNIDILILKALKQTADFADDYMEEQVEKLAAEYGRERKEKE is encoded by the exons ATGACGGAACTGTTGAATGAGAAATACAGAGACCAGCTGGTCACGTGGATCGGTAAGCCGTGTCACTTCCGGTTGTTGTACAAGATCAGCAGAGACGGATGCTCGGCCCCGACATTTCACCAGAAGTGTGACGGTCAGGGCGCCACTGTAACAGTCCTGTACAACACAAACAACACGATATACGGCGGCTACCTGTCACAGAGTTGGAACTCTAGTGGTGCTTACATAAACGATTCGAACGCCTTCCTCTTCCGGTTGCAGTATAATGGGTCATCCAATCCACTGAAGTTTCCAATCAATCAGCCAACGTATGCTGGATATGGTGTAGGAGGTTATGGTCCATCATTTGGAGGGGGCTCTGACATGAATACTTTCACTGGAAGCGTCAGCTCTTCAGGAAACTATTTTCCTCTGAATGGAAATGTCAGTTCTATAGGGAGTTATTACAGCTTAAACGGTCAAAACAGCAACTCAATCACTAACAACAATCTCCAAGTGACTGATCTGGAAGTTTATCAAGTCAAAG atgGATCTGATCCAAACAGAACGAAAATGGCCGAATCTTCACTTCTAGACAAACCATGGAGAAAGTTTTCCGAGTTTAATGCAGAG acgGCAAACAAACTTAAAGAAGAACTCGTGGACTATGGACCGGACAGTGAGACAGGTGTAACAGCAGCAAACGTCCTCCTGATTGGTCAGATTGGTGCGGGAAAGTCCAGCTTCTTTAACTCCGTCAACTCAATATTCCGCGGAAAAATCACCAGCAAGGCGCGAAGTGGGAACTTTGAGCATAGTCTCACCACTGTT TACCGCAAGTACAGCATCAAGGACCATAACTCTGGTCAGAATCTGAAGATTCGCCTGTGTGACACCCGCGGTCTGGAGGAGGAGTTTACCATCGACTCCCAGGAGATATCTTACATACTGGACGGCAATGTACCGGACAGATACCAG TTCAACCCCTCATCGCCGTTTACTACAGAGACGTTTGGGTTCATCAGGAACCCAAACCTAGAGGACAGGATTCACTGTGTGGCCTTTGTGGTGGACGGAAGTACTATTGATGTTATCCCAGAGAAAATTCTCAAACAAATGAAAGCCATGCAGAGTCGGATGAACCAGAGAA ATATCCCTCAAGTGGTGTACCTGACAAAGCTGGACAAAGTCTGTCCAATGGTGGAGGAGGATGCAGGTCACATGTTCCACAGTTCAGCGGTCCGTGAAGCCGTGGATAAAATAGCTGACGTCATGGGACTACCACGTGGTTTCGTTCTACCAATTAAAAACTACGAGAGTGAAACAACATTAAATCAGAATATAGATATCTTGATTTTGAAGGCTTTGAAGCAGACGGCAGATTTTGCTGACGATTACATGGAAGAGCAAGTAGAAAAACTGGCGGCAGAATATGGACGAGAGAGAAAAGAGAAAGAGTAA